One Triticum dicoccoides isolate Atlit2015 ecotype Zavitan chromosome 5B, WEW_v2.0, whole genome shotgun sequence genomic window carries:
- the LOC119309349 gene encoding plant UBX domain-containing protein 2-like, with protein MMKDKMKDLMKKVTSSSAPSFKGPSHVLGSGPPPSASTSSSRPSNPNPNPRPAPKQQPPRPAGPSEFTXFTAVISSSSRRPDANGGDTVACPNCGDAFSSEHAVSQHLDGCLASAGGARARAAAYLAGNPPPAAVEVVKKLLGNLLKEPGNDKYRRVRLGNPRIKEAVADREGGLELLEAVGFTIGDESGELFAVMDETPAEARLSGIRQAVLLLERSHPSAPLPTLAGSESKESCRSGVDEQKEVNKIVDRQIRVFFNVPGSSVAEIDTPDSFYKLSGEEVRNEAKMRRERLEQSRLLIPKSYKEKQALAARQKYKQAVIRVQFPDGVILQGVFLPAEATGSLYEFVADALKQPGLEFDLICPAVPRSRVLPHSPNTGERARTLQDEGLVPSALLKFKPNETDSVVFTGLLDKLLEASEPFTAASS; from the exons atgatgaaggacaagatgaaggatCTCATGAAGAAGGTCACCTCCTCCTCCGCCCCGTCCTTCAAGGGCCCCTCCCACGTCCTCGGCTCCGGCCCTCCCccctccgcctccacctcctcctcccgcccctcaaaccctaaccctaaccccaggCCCGCCCCCAAGCAGCAGCCCCCGCGCCCGGCCGGCCCCTCCGAATTCACCC NCTTCACCGccgtcatctcctcctcctcccgccgcccagATGCCAACGGCGGCGACACCGTCGCGTGCCCCAACTGCGGCGACGCCTTCTCCTCCGAGCACGCCGTCTCGCAGCACCTCGACGGCTGCCTCGCGTCGGCCGGCGGCGCCCGCGCCCGCGCGGCCGCGTACCTCGCCGGCAACCCACCCCCCGCGGCCGTCGAGGTCGTCAAGAAGCTTCTCGGCAACCTGCTCAAGGAGCCCGGCAACGACAAGTATAGGAGGGTCAGGCTCGGTAACCCTAGGATCAAGGAGGCCGTGGCGGACAGGGAGGGCGGGCTTGAGCTCCTCGAGGCGGTCGGGTTCACGATCGGGGATGAGAGCGGGGAGCTCTTTGCCGTGATGGACGAGACTCCTGCCGAAGCAAGGCTTAGCGGGATCAGGCAGGCTGTGCTCCTGCTTGAGAGGTCCCATCCTTCGGCACCGCTACCGACGCTGGCCGGGTCTGAGTCCAAAGAGAGCTGCCGCAGCGGAGTCGATGAGCAAAAGGAGGTTAACAAGATTGTTGATCGTCAG ATTCGGGTATTCTTCAATGTCCCTGGAAGTTCTGTTGCAGAAATTGATACACCGGATTCTTTCTACAAACTTAGTGGTGAGGAGGTAAGGAATGAGGCAAAGATGAGGAGGGAAAGGCTGGAACAATCTCGGTTGCTAATTCCAAAGTCATATAAGGAGAAGCAGGCACTGGCTGCTCGACAGAAGTACAAACAAGCTGTCATCCGAGTTCAGTTTCCTGATGGAGTAATTCTCCAGGGTGTATTCCTTCCAGCGGAGGCTACTGGTTCACTATATGAG TTTGTCGCGGATGCTTTGAAGCAGCCAGGTTTGGAATTTGATCTTATCTGTCCAGCTGTTCCTAGGTCACGTGTGCTACCGCATTCCCCAAATACAGGAGAGCGGGCACGCACGTTGCAAGATGAAGGCCTAGTACCTTCTGCTCTCCTCAAATTCAAGCCCAATGAGACTGATTCTGTTGTGTTCACCGGCTTGCTTGACAAGCTTCTGGAGGCTAGTGAACCATTTACAGCTGCATCCTCTTGA